CCGCAGCGACACAGTGCTGCTCCCTGACCTGTGTGAACTCCTCAAGGACGCCGTCGAGGGCGGCGCCTCGGTCGGGTTCATGGCACCGCTCACCGCAGAGGCGGCAGATGCGTATTGGCGCGATGTGCTGGCCTCCATCGGGCAGTCCCTGATGGTCTGGGTTGCCGTCGAGAACGGACGCGCGGTCGGCTCCGTGCAGTTGGCACTTTGCCAGCGCGGAAACGGGCGCCACCGGGGCGAGGTGCAGAAGCTGCTGGTGCTTGGCGCGCATCGTCGAAGAGGCATCGCACAGCGGCTGATGGGCGAACTGGAGGCATCCGCCCGCGCCGCAGGGCGGAGCCTGCTGGTGCTGGACACGCAGAAGGGATCCGCGGCGGAAACGCTTTACCAGACCGCGGGCTGGTCCAGGGCGGGTGAGATCCCGGACTTCGCCCTGGCGCCCTTCGGTGGGCTGCAAGCGACGTCCCTGTACTTCAAACAGCTCACGGCCTGAGGGCTGGCGGGGCGGCGTCCGACAGCTCCGGGTCAACGGAACTCGAACAGCTCGTGGCGCAGGGCGTCGTCGGGGACGCCGGTTTCGCGCATCAGCCTGCGCACCTCGGCCAGCAGGCCCTTCGGACCGCAGGCGCTCACCTGCACGCCAGCGGGTCCGGCCTGCGCGACGATCCGCGCGAAATGCGCGCGGAACGATGGCGTACCGGGGCCGGTGGTGACCTCCACCAGTTCCACCCCGCGACGCGCGGCCAGCGCTGTCAGGTCGAGCCGCTCCGGCAGTTCGCGGCCCGGAGTGATGAAGTTGAACAGCGTCACCGGCGCCTGCGTGGCCGATGCCGGATCTTCCAGCCAGGCCAGGAACGGCGTGATGCCCACGCCGCCTGCGATCCAGATCTCGGTGCGGCCATCGGGCCTGCGCGAGAAGCGGCCGAAGGATGCGTAGACATCGGCCACCACGCCCGGCTGGAGCTCCTTCACCAGGCGCGCGGTGTAGTCGCCCAGCGCGCGCACCATGAAGGCGATGCGGCCGTCGGCGCCGCCGGCGCTGGCGATCGTGTAGGGATGCGGCTCGCGCAGCCCCTCGCGCTTGAACGAGACGAATGCGAACTGGCCGGGTTCGAACGCGATCGCCCGGCCCTCCGGCAGCAGCTCCAGATAGGCGGAGGTCGCGTTGGTCGATACCGACTCCACCCGGTACTCGGCATGCCGCGCCAGCAGCGGGTAGAGCAGCAGCTTGTACGCCGCCGCCACCACGCCGAGCAACGAGAGCAGCGCCAGCCACAGCCCGGCCGGGCTGCCGAGCGCGATCGGCGAGCGGAAGCTCAGCCAGTGCAGCACCACCAGCAGAAACAGCGGTCCCGACAGCTTGTGCCACCAGCGCCACACGCGGTACGGGATGGCGCGGTTGAGCGCCAGCAGCACGATCACCATCACCGCGACGAAACTCAGTTGTCGCACCAGCCGGGCGGCGCCGCCGGGCAACTGCACGATCGCAGCCACCTGCCAGGACGGATCGCCGCTCTTGAGCACCAGGTGCACGCTCGCGAACACCAGCGCCCACACCCCAAGCCATTTGTGTACCGCATAGACCCGGTCGAGGCCGCCGAAGGCCGACTCCACCCACGACCAGCGCGCCGACAGCACCGCTGCCGCGCCCATCAGCGCGGTCGCCGCAAT
The genomic region above belongs to Luteimonas chenhongjianii and contains:
- a CDS encoding GNAT family N-acetyltransferase; translated protein: MTDIRIASRSDTVLLPDLCELLKDAVEGGASVGFMAPLTAEAADAYWRDVLASIGQSLMVWVAVENGRAVGSVQLALCQRGNGRHRGEVQKLLVLGAHRRRGIAQRLMGELEASARAAGRSLLVLDTQKGSAAETLYQTAGWSRAGEIPDFALAPFGGLQATSLYFKQLTA
- a CDS encoding ferredoxin reductase family protein — encoded protein: MNTAPRTSTLHEGRLTASGVILLLVVASFGSLLLSLAPQGRWVLGTFALGSGIAATALMGAAAVLSARWSWVESAFGGLDRVYAVHKWLGVWALVFASVHLVLKSGDPSWQVAAIVQLPGGAARLVRQLSFVAVMVIVLLALNRAIPYRVWRWWHKLSGPLFLLVVLHWLSFRSPIALGSPAGLWLALLSLLGVVAAAYKLLLYPLLARHAEYRVESVSTNATSAYLELLPEGRAIAFEPGQFAFVSFKREGLREPHPYTIASAGGADGRIAFMVRALGDYTARLVKELQPGVVADVYASFGRFSRRPDGRTEIWIAGGVGITPFLAWLEDPASATQAPVTLFNFITPGRELPERLDLTALAARRGVELVEVTTGPGTPSFRAHFARIVAQAGPAGVQVSACGPKGLLAEVRRLMRETGVPDDALRHELFEFR